The following coding sequences lie in one Saccharopolyspora hordei genomic window:
- a CDS encoding metal ABC transporter ATP-binding protein, which yields MTATSETGTTFAPPTAPAVRMRDAALSYGSRTLWSGLDLDVAPGEFLAVLGPNGSGKTSLLKVLLGLQPLSAGTVEVAGGPARRGSDRIGYIPQQRALEATVTVRGSDLVGFGLDGHRWGLGFRNRRERRRRVAAALEAVEATAYARMPLGLLSGGEQQRLRVAQALVSDPSVLLCDEPLLSLDIAHQRKVSRLIANQARQTGAAVLFVTHEINPVLPLVDRVLYLVDGRFRIGTPDEVMNSATLSELYRTDIEVARVGGRLVVAGAEDQDHHVHEADDE from the coding sequence ATGACCGCCACCTCTGAGACCGGGACGACCTTCGCGCCGCCCACCGCACCGGCGGTGCGGATGCGCGACGCCGCCCTCTCCTACGGCAGCCGGACCCTGTGGTCCGGGCTGGACCTCGACGTCGCCCCCGGCGAGTTCCTGGCCGTGCTCGGGCCGAACGGCTCCGGCAAGACCAGCCTGCTCAAGGTGCTGCTCGGGCTGCAGCCGCTGAGCGCGGGCACCGTCGAGGTCGCCGGTGGGCCCGCCCGGCGCGGCAGCGACCGGATCGGCTACATCCCGCAGCAGCGGGCGCTGGAGGCGACCGTGACGGTGCGCGGCAGCGACCTGGTCGGCTTCGGCCTGGACGGCCACCGCTGGGGCCTGGGGTTCCGCAACCGCCGCGAGCGCCGGCGCCGGGTCGCCGCGGCGCTGGAGGCCGTCGAGGCGACCGCGTACGCGCGGATGCCGCTGGGCCTGCTCTCCGGCGGTGAGCAGCAGCGCCTGCGGGTGGCGCAGGCGCTGGTCAGCGACCCGTCGGTGCTGCTGTGCGACGAGCCGCTGCTGTCGCTGGACATCGCGCACCAGCGCAAGGTGAGCCGGCTGATCGCGAACCAGGCGCGGCAGACCGGGGCCGCGGTGCTGTTCGTCACCCACGAGATCAACCCGGTGCTGCCGCTGGTCGACCGGGTGCTCTACCTCGTCGACGGCCGGTTCCGGATCGGCACCCCGGACGAGGTGATGAACTCGGCGACCCTGTCGGAGCTGTACCGCACCGACATCGAGGTCGCCCGCGTCGGCGGCCGGCTGGTGGTCGCGGGCGCGGAGGACCAGGACCACCACGTGCACGAGGCGGACGACGAGTGA
- a CDS encoding metal ABC transporter solute-binding protein, Zn/Mn family — protein sequence MTSRSRSASTALAGLTAAALVLAACGNGERAAPGDEVKVVVSTSVWGSVVQAVAGDAVEVESIIDDPSADPHSYESTPRDAAEVTDADLVVFNGGGYDEFIEQILGSGGGKPTVSAVESEHEGEHAGHDHDHAQNEHVWYDLHVVQEVADRVAAELGRLRPAQAEQFRQAAERFRGEVGALQTQVDEIAAAHRDRPVIVTEPIAHYLVEAAGLRDITPPSFVNAVEAETDPSAAAVAELQNALGSGQAAAVIHNPQTESPVTRTVRSTAEQQGIPVVEMTETPPPGATYVQWMGGQIAALRNALDQER from the coding sequence ATGACCTCCCGCAGTCGCTCTGCGTCTACTGCCCTGGCCGGGCTGACCGCTGCCGCCCTGGTCCTGGCCGCCTGCGGGAACGGCGAGCGCGCCGCGCCCGGCGACGAGGTCAAGGTCGTCGTGTCCACCAGTGTCTGGGGCAGCGTCGTGCAGGCCGTCGCCGGGGACGCGGTCGAGGTCGAGTCGATCATCGACGACCCCAGCGCCGACCCGCACTCCTACGAGAGCACCCCGCGGGACGCCGCCGAGGTCACCGACGCCGACCTGGTGGTGTTCAACGGCGGCGGCTACGACGAGTTCATCGAGCAGATCCTCGGCAGCGGTGGTGGGAAGCCCACGGTGTCGGCCGTCGAGTCCGAGCACGAGGGCGAGCACGCCGGGCACGACCACGACCACGCGCAGAACGAGCACGTCTGGTACGACCTGCACGTGGTGCAGGAGGTCGCCGACCGGGTGGCCGCCGAGCTCGGCCGGCTCCGGCCCGCGCAGGCCGAGCAGTTCCGCCAGGCCGCCGAGCGGTTCCGCGGCGAGGTCGGCGCGCTGCAGACCCAGGTCGACGAGATCGCCGCCGCCCACCGGGACCGACCGGTGATCGTCACCGAGCCGATCGCGCACTACCTGGTCGAAGCAGCCGGGCTGCGCGACATCACCCCGCCGTCCTTCGTCAACGCCGTCGAAGCCGAGACCGACCCGTCGGCGGCCGCCGTCGCGGAGCTGCAGAACGCGCTCGGCAGTGGGCAGGCGGCGGCCGTCATCCACAACCCGCAGACCGAGTCCCCGGTCACCCGCACCGTGCGCTCCACCGCCGAGCAGCAGGGGATCCCGGTCGTGGAGATGACCGAGACCCCGCCCCCGGGCGCGACCTACGTGCAGTGGATGGGCGGCCAGATCGCCGCACTGCGCAACGCCCTCGACCAGGAACGATGA
- a CDS encoding ESX secretion-associated protein EspG, producing MVETITLSIPAVDLLGEQLNLTVRQYPFELPRIGELGEDRTRLAQQVWQELESTGLARGGRPEPEVEDALYLLCSSEVSIAAAGLLDVRAGHRLAARVVATGEVGVVGVLDGRGLRMSFLAPDALPRAGADLLPDAPPGTAEAVRAVADRSGGHPADADIEGLPQLRAITSRQKFRLGHFVVSGDRRAGPRLPNLIWFDNDQGRYVVQGERTETQDVVTCHPADKRAIAGQLAALVDRARPARM from the coding sequence ATGGTCGAGACGATCACCCTGTCGATCCCCGCGGTCGACCTGCTCGGTGAGCAGCTGAACCTCACCGTGCGGCAGTACCCGTTCGAGCTGCCCCGGATCGGGGAGCTGGGCGAGGACCGCACCCGGCTGGCCCAGCAGGTCTGGCAGGAGCTGGAGTCCACCGGCCTGGCCCGCGGCGGGCGCCCGGAGCCGGAGGTGGAGGACGCGCTCTACCTGCTGTGCAGCTCCGAGGTGTCCATCGCGGCGGCCGGGCTGCTCGACGTGCGGGCCGGGCACCGGCTGGCCGCGCGGGTGGTGGCCACCGGTGAGGTCGGCGTGGTCGGCGTGCTCGACGGCCGCGGGCTGCGGATGAGCTTCCTGGCACCGGACGCCCTGCCCCGGGCCGGTGCCGACCTGCTTCCCGACGCCCCGCCCGGGACCGCGGAAGCGGTGCGCGCGGTCGCCGACCGCAGCGGTGGGCACCCGGCGGACGCCGACATCGAGGGCCTGCCGCAGCTGCGCGCGATCACCTCGCGCCAGAAGTTCCGGCTCGGGCACTTCGTGGTCAGCGGCGACCGCCGCGCCGGGCCCCGGCTGCCGAACCTGATCTGGTTCGACAACGACCAGGGGCGCTACGTCGTGCAGGGCGAGCGGACCGAGACGCAGGACGTGGTGACCTGCCACCCGGCGGACAAGCGGGCGATCGCCGGCCAGCTGGCCGCGCTCGTCGACCGCGCCCGCCCGGCCCGCATGTGA
- a CDS encoding metal ABC transporter permease — MVDLLGYPFVQQALLAAAALGLVSGCLAPLVVARKMSFAVHGTAELAFTGAAAALLIGASVGVGALAGAVVAALLLGLLGQRGTERDSVIGAILSFGLGVGVLLLWLNPERTANKFSLLVGQIVGVDSADVLLLTGCAVVVLLVFACVYRPLLFASVDPDVAAARGVPARVLTPLFAVLVGVATALGVHTVGALLVLALMVTPGAAAARVTASPLGATVLAVVFAEVAVLGGIVLSLAPGAPVSAFVTIISFVIYLACRVIGKHRLTRMTRTPATP, encoded by the coding sequence ATGGTGGACCTGCTCGGCTACCCGTTCGTCCAGCAGGCGCTGCTCGCCGCGGCCGCGCTCGGCCTGGTGTCCGGGTGCCTGGCGCCGCTCGTGGTGGCGCGCAAGATGTCCTTCGCGGTGCACGGCACGGCCGAGCTCGCCTTCACCGGGGCCGCGGCGGCGCTGCTCATCGGCGCCAGCGTGGGCGTCGGTGCGCTGGCCGGGGCCGTGGTCGCGGCGCTGCTGCTGGGTCTGCTGGGGCAGCGCGGCACCGAGCGGGACTCGGTGATCGGCGCGATCCTGTCGTTCGGCCTGGGCGTCGGCGTGCTGCTGCTGTGGCTGAACCCGGAGCGCACCGCGAACAAGTTCAGCCTGCTGGTCGGGCAGATCGTCGGTGTGGACTCCGCCGACGTCCTGCTGCTGACCGGCTGCGCGGTGGTGGTGCTGCTGGTGTTCGCCTGCGTGTACCGGCCGCTGCTGTTCGCCAGCGTCGACCCCGACGTGGCGGCGGCGCGCGGGGTGCCCGCGCGGGTGCTGACCCCGCTGTTCGCGGTGCTCGTCGGGGTGGCCACGGCGCTCGGCGTGCACACCGTGGGGGCGTTGCTGGTGCTGGCGCTGATGGTGACCCCGGGCGCGGCGGCGGCGCGGGTGACCGCGAGCCCGCTGGGGGCGACCGTGCTGGCGGTGGTGTTCGCCGAGGTGGCGGTCCTGGGCGGCATCGTGCTGTCGCTGGCCCCGGGGGCGCCGGTGAGCGCCTTCGTCACGATCATCTCGTTCGTGATCTACCTGGCCTGCCGCGTGATCGGCAAGCACCGCCTCACCCGCATGACCCGAACCCCCGCCACCCCCTGA
- a CDS encoding SGNH/GDSL hydrolase family protein, with translation MAAQRSVGSASWDSFVALGDSFTEGLADAGPDGSFRGWADRLAEHLAEQNPDLRYANLAVRGKLVRQIVDDQVPRAIALRPALVSLTAGGNDIIRPGSDPDVVAAIFEGAVAELRAAGCDVLIGTGFDTVETPVLRRVRGKVGTYNSHLRAIADRHGCFVLDLWSMRVLRDPRAWSDDRLHLSSEGHRRVALRACEALGVPTSEDWREPWPAAPGLSWRDQRAQDIRWAREHLAPWIGRRLRGVSSGDGRRPKRPQLEKLTVAK, from the coding sequence ATGGCAGCGCAGCGCAGCGTCGGGTCGGCGAGCTGGGACAGCTTCGTCGCACTGGGAGACAGCTTCACCGAAGGCCTGGCCGACGCCGGGCCGGACGGCAGCTTCCGGGGCTGGGCGGACCGGTTGGCCGAGCACCTCGCCGAGCAGAACCCGGACCTGCGCTACGCCAACCTCGCCGTGCGCGGCAAGCTCGTCCGCCAGATCGTCGACGACCAGGTGCCGAGGGCGATCGCGCTGCGCCCGGCGCTGGTCTCGCTCACCGCCGGCGGCAACGACATCATCCGGCCGGGCAGCGACCCGGACGTCGTGGCGGCGATCTTCGAGGGCGCGGTCGCGGAGCTGCGCGCGGCGGGCTGCGACGTGCTGATCGGCACCGGCTTCGACACCGTCGAGACACCCGTGCTGCGCCGCGTCCGCGGCAAGGTCGGCACCTACAACTCGCACCTGCGCGCCATCGCCGACCGGCACGGCTGCTTCGTGCTGGACCTGTGGTCGATGCGCGTGCTGCGGGACCCGCGGGCCTGGAGCGACGACCGGCTGCACCTGTCGTCCGAGGGCCACCGCCGGGTCGCGCTGCGCGCCTGCGAGGCGCTGGGCGTGCCGACGAGCGAGGACTGGCGGGAACCCTGGCCGGCGGCGCCGGGCCTGTCGTGGCGGGACCAGCGCGCCCAGGACATCCGGTGGGCGCGGGAGCACCTGGCGCCGTGGATCGGCCGCCGGTTGCGCGGGGTCTCCAGCGGGGACGGCCGCAGGCCCAAGCGCCCGCAGCTGGAGAAGCTGACCGTCGCGAAGTGA
- a CDS encoding AfsR/SARP family transcriptional regulator: MMAPHDRSSGAPAAGFEFRVLGPLEVLVDGVARPVGSSQVRALLTCLLLEPNQVVSMDRLIDTIWEHDPPASARTIVQGYVSRLRKLFAEGGADGPEIITRPPGYLLRVDAERIDAHRARALIDRAHGLGPAERSRVLAEALTLWRGAVLADIADSRLYQTVAPNLEDLRLLALEERIDADLDLGRHHQLLLELSTLVNRYPLRERLTGQLMLASYRAGHRAEAQARYHALRRRLSDELGLDPGPDLRELYEKVLRDDPTLRSSPRRAEPALGVKRPIPAELPPAPAGFVGRDRELAALDRLLAERERGSSLLAVLTGIAGVGKSALALTWAHRVEHEFPDGQLYASLRGYDSERGPLSPGEALSSMLKALGVAAEAIPVELDDRAALYRSMLAKRRVLVLLDNARDPDQVRPLLPGSAESMVLVTSRRRLDALAVRSGATVLPLETLPTESAIELLDRAGVPGKSASEPVAAAQLADLCGGLPLALRIAAARLAANPARGVSDLVHELTDERNRLHALDIDDDADTSVRRAFDISYRSLHPVHAETFRLLGLVPGHTFTADAVAALCDTDPPGAQRRLRALALAHLVTEPEPDRFGMHDLLRVYARDLLSGHDEPAALRRLLHHYLVVADHARRFLRPTRDELHFPSATRPPRIHDRTQALDWFDAEWPNLVAAVRAANARGMHEEAWQLARLQFNYLSVRCPWEDWIRVYTDGLASARAVGDPTGEVLMRAGLGVAHSRSGRLDEALAHYEASYRVAQANDDASRRAMTQINMASVLFRLQRYDEAKAHCQDALRVYRSLGDSYFAAGALNNLAMVEQVNGEREEALAHLREAEALYRAADDLDTLAMVLNNCGEVCIELGRLDDGERYHHEALDVALKCGSAMRQAAAYLGLGDAARCRGDLAVTRTRWETALAIFEAEGSPRAAEVRERLEALAKTA, translated from the coding sequence ATGATGGCGCCGCACGACCGATCGAGCGGAGCACCGGCCGCGGGGTTCGAGTTCCGCGTGCTCGGTCCGCTGGAAGTGCTCGTGGACGGCGTCGCGCGCCCGGTGGGCAGCAGCCAGGTCCGCGCCCTGCTCACCTGCCTGCTGCTGGAGCCGAACCAGGTCGTGTCGATGGACCGGCTCATCGACACCATCTGGGAGCACGACCCGCCGGCCAGCGCGCGCACCATCGTCCAGGGCTACGTCTCCCGGCTGCGCAAGCTCTTCGCCGAAGGCGGTGCGGACGGCCCCGAGATCATCACCCGCCCGCCGGGCTACCTGCTGCGCGTCGACGCCGAGCGGATCGACGCGCACCGGGCCCGCGCGCTGATCGACCGGGCGCACGGCCTCGGCCCGGCCGAGCGATCGCGGGTGCTGGCCGAGGCGCTGACCCTCTGGCGCGGCGCGGTGCTCGCCGACATCGCCGACAGCCGCCTCTACCAGACGGTCGCGCCGAACCTGGAGGACCTGCGGCTGCTCGCGCTCGAGGAGCGCATCGACGCCGACCTCGACCTCGGTCGCCACCACCAGCTGCTGCTGGAGCTGTCCACGCTGGTCAACCGGTACCCGCTGCGCGAGCGGCTCACCGGGCAGCTGATGCTGGCCAGCTACCGCGCCGGGCACCGGGCCGAGGCGCAGGCCAGGTACCACGCGCTGCGCCGCCGGCTCTCCGACGAGCTGGGCCTGGACCCCGGCCCTGACCTGCGCGAGCTCTACGAGAAGGTGCTCCGCGACGACCCGACGCTGCGCAGCTCGCCCCGCCGCGCGGAACCCGCGCTCGGCGTCAAGCGGCCCATCCCCGCCGAGCTGCCCCCGGCGCCGGCGGGCTTCGTCGGGCGCGACCGCGAGCTCGCCGCGCTGGACCGGCTGCTCGCCGAGCGGGAGCGCGGCTCCAGCCTGCTCGCGGTGCTCACCGGCATCGCCGGTGTCGGCAAGAGCGCGCTCGCGCTGACCTGGGCGCACCGCGTGGAGCACGAGTTCCCCGACGGCCAGCTCTACGCCTCGCTGCGCGGCTACGACTCCGAGCGCGGGCCGCTGAGCCCGGGCGAGGCGCTGAGCAGCATGCTCAAGGCGCTCGGGGTGGCCGCCGAGGCGATCCCGGTGGAGCTGGACGACCGCGCCGCGCTGTACCGGTCGATGCTGGCCAAGCGCCGGGTGCTGGTGCTGCTGGACAACGCGCGCGACCCCGACCAGGTGCGGCCCCTGCTGCCCGGCAGCGCCGAGTCGATGGTGCTGGTGACCAGCCGGCGGCGGCTGGACGCGCTGGCGGTGCGCAGCGGGGCGACGGTGCTGCCGCTGGAGACGCTGCCCACCGAGTCGGCGATCGAGCTGCTGGACCGCGCGGGCGTGCCCGGCAAGTCGGCGTCCGAACCGGTCGCCGCGGCCCAGCTGGCCGACCTGTGCGGCGGGCTGCCGCTGGCGCTGCGCATCGCCGCCGCGCGGCTGGCGGCGAACCCGGCGCGCGGGGTGTCGGACCTGGTGCACGAGCTCACCGACGAGCGCAACCGGCTGCACGCGCTGGACATCGACGACGACGCGGACACCAGCGTGCGCCGCGCCTTCGACATCTCCTACCGGAGCCTGCACCCGGTGCACGCCGAGACCTTCCGGCTGCTCGGGCTGGTGCCGGGCCACACCTTCACCGCCGACGCCGTGGCCGCGCTGTGCGACACCGACCCGCCCGGCGCCCAGCGCCGGCTGCGGGCGCTGGCGCTGGCGCACCTGGTGACCGAGCCGGAGCCGGACCGCTTCGGCATGCACGACCTGCTGCGGGTGTACGCGCGGGACCTGCTGTCCGGGCACGACGAACCCGCCGCGCTGCGCCGGCTGCTGCACCACTACCTGGTCGTCGCCGACCACGCGCGCCGCTTCCTGCGCCCGACGCGCGACGAGCTGCACTTCCCCAGCGCCACCCGGCCGCCGCGGATCCACGACCGGACCCAGGCGCTGGACTGGTTCGACGCGGAGTGGCCGAACCTGGTCGCCGCGGTGCGGGCGGCCAACGCGCGGGGCATGCACGAGGAGGCTTGGCAGCTGGCCCGGCTGCAGTTCAACTACCTGTCGGTGCGCTGCCCGTGGGAGGACTGGATCCGCGTCTACACCGACGGTCTCGCCTCCGCGCGGGCGGTGGGCGACCCGACCGGCGAGGTGCTCATGCGGGCCGGGCTCGGCGTGGCGCACTCGCGGTCCGGCCGGCTGGACGAGGCGCTGGCCCACTACGAGGCGTCCTACCGGGTCGCGCAGGCCAACGACGACGCGTCGCGGCGGGCGATGACGCAGATCAACATGGCCAGCGTGCTGTTCCGGCTGCAGCGCTACGACGAGGCCAAGGCGCACTGCCAGGACGCGCTGCGGGTCTACCGCTCGCTCGGGGACAGCTACTTCGCGGCCGGGGCGCTGAACAACCTCGCCATGGTCGAGCAGGTCAACGGCGAGCGGGAGGAGGCGCTGGCGCACCTGCGCGAGGCCGAAGCGCTGTACCGGGCCGCCGACGACCTGGACACGCTGGCGATGGTGCTGAACAACTGCGGTGAGGTCTGCATCGAGCTCGGGCGGCTCGACGACGGCGAGCGCTACCACCACGAGGCGCTGGACGTCGCGCTCAAGTGCGGCTCGGCGATGCGGCAGGCCGCCGCCTACCTGGGACTGGGCGACGCGGCGCGCTGCCGCGGCGACCTGGCGGTGACCCGCACCCGGTGGGAGACCGCGCTGGCGATCTTCGAGGCGGAGGGCTCGCCGCGCGCCGCGGAAGTGCGAGAACGCCTGGAAGCGCTGGCCAAGACGGCCTGA
- a CDS encoding ion channel — protein sequence MVGGVRRAVLVDVLATVGAVAACTGVYYALPLDVLGVQGALGAVAGFGAGLLVLSALIVVQVRRFGGGPRHHGSSIAGVVAALYLAVLFFAAVYFAIAQHAPGAIDSLRTRTDALYFSLSITSTVGFGDVHAVSQLARAVAIVQMAFNIGFLGAAVAVLRTRASRRDRG from the coding sequence GTGGTCGGGGGTGTGCGGCGTGCGGTGCTGGTGGACGTCCTCGCCACGGTCGGGGCCGTGGCGGCGTGCACCGGCGTCTACTACGCGCTGCCGCTGGACGTGCTCGGGGTCCAGGGCGCGCTCGGCGCCGTCGCGGGCTTCGGCGCGGGCCTGCTCGTGCTCTCGGCGCTGATCGTGGTGCAGGTGCGCCGGTTCGGCGGCGGCCCGCGCCACCACGGCAGTTCGATCGCCGGTGTGGTGGCGGCGCTGTACCTGGCCGTGCTGTTCTTCGCCGCCGTCTACTTCGCGATCGCCCAGCACGCCCCGGGCGCCATCGACTCGCTGCGCACCCGGACCGACGCGCTGTACTTCTCGCTGTCGATCACCAGCACCGTCGGCTTCGGCGACGTGCACGCGGTCTCGCAGCTCGCGCGGGCCGTGGCCATCGTGCAGATGGCCTTCAACATCGGCTTCCTCGGCGCGGCGGTGGCGGTGCTGCGCACCAGGGCGTCCCGCCGGGACCGGGGCTGA
- a CDS encoding ADP-ribosylglycohydrolase family protein: MPTPSTVVDRAIACLLGGALGDALGSPVEYAQLEDIRAEFGPEGVTEPPPQALLGDATQMALFTGEGYLHAWTTGNSGGPWRPVESIAAAYRRWLITQQEEKPQPGATGLLAEAELYASRAPGLTSLRALQEPELGTPDRPRNSSKGCGGVDRSAPLGLAPTAEMAYQLACQCAALTHGGVGGWASAGAMALIVHLLAVQQRRLPQAVDQAAGRVLREDVETATALAEAATLARLGVSVNHIERLGQGWIGPEALAIGVYCALALPKPDQFTDALRLAVNHSGHSDSTAAVTGSILGARHGTAVLPRPWLARLELADVVERIGHDLGASCSGDQFNERRYLGIA; the protein is encoded by the coding sequence GTGCCCACACCATCCACAGTGGTCGATCGCGCGATCGCCTGCCTGCTCGGCGGGGCTCTGGGCGACGCCCTCGGCAGCCCGGTCGAGTACGCGCAGCTGGAGGACATCCGCGCCGAGTTCGGGCCCGAGGGGGTGACCGAGCCGCCCCCGCAGGCGCTGCTCGGCGACGCCACGCAGATGGCGCTGTTCACCGGCGAGGGCTACCTGCACGCCTGGACCACCGGCAACAGCGGCGGTCCGTGGCGGCCCGTCGAGTCGATCGCGGCCGCTTACCGACGGTGGTTGATCACGCAGCAGGAGGAGAAGCCGCAACCCGGGGCCACCGGGCTGCTGGCCGAAGCCGAGCTGTACGCCAGCCGGGCCCCCGGCCTCACCAGCCTCCGCGCGCTCCAGGAACCCGAGCTCGGCACGCCCGACCGCCCGCGGAACAGCTCCAAGGGCTGCGGCGGGGTCGACCGCAGCGCCCCGCTCGGCCTGGCCCCGACCGCCGAGATGGCCTACCAGCTGGCCTGCCAGTGCGCCGCGCTCACCCACGGCGGCGTCGGCGGCTGGGCCTCGGCCGGGGCGATGGCGCTCATCGTGCACCTGCTCGCGGTCCAGCAGCGCAGGCTGCCGCAAGCGGTGGACCAGGCCGCCGGGCGGGTGCTGCGGGAGGACGTCGAGACCGCGACCGCGCTGGCCGAAGCCGCCACGCTGGCCCGGCTCGGCGTCAGCGTCAACCACATCGAGCGGCTCGGGCAGGGCTGGATCGGCCCGGAGGCGCTGGCCATCGGCGTCTACTGCGCGCTGGCGCTGCCCAAGCCGGACCAGTTCACCGACGCGCTGCGGCTCGCCGTGAACCACTCCGGGCACAGCGACTCCACCGCTGCGGTGACCGGCAGCATCCTCGGCGCCCGCCACGGCACCGCGGTGCTGCCGCGCCCCTGGCTGGCCCGGCTGGAACTGGCCGACGTGGTCGAGCGCATCGGTCACGACCTCGGTGCCTCGTGCTCGGGCGACCAGTTCAACGAACGCCGCTACCTCGGCATCGCCTGA
- a CDS encoding transposase family protein — protein sequence MLLYPSTIDLSTTTLRYVADLLRAHRRAVGSRWRKLAAHEQARLVLAFLRHGDTYARLAAGFGIGVATVYRYIHETTRLLAGRAPSLQAALWRLAWTHNNFAILDGTEIRINRVAANRPFYSGKHRHHAINLQGLTDPYGRLIWISPGLPAGSVNDTSAARAHRIPELAEKAGIWLLADRGYHKLAPGVITPYKSWHGPLTTPYTDANTAHARIRCHGERGFATLKNWHVLDRVRCSPHHVTTLAQAILTLEHQTR from the coding sequence GTGTTGTTGTATCCGTCGACGATCGATCTGTCCACTACCACGCTGCGGTATGTCGCCGACCTGCTGCGGGCGCACCGCAGGGCTGTGGGGTCGCGGTGGCGCAAGCTGGCTGCCCATGAGCAGGCACGACTGGTGCTGGCGTTTCTGCGGCATGGCGACACCTACGCGCGGCTGGCCGCCGGGTTCGGCATCGGGGTGGCCACCGTCTACCGCTACATCCACGAAACCACCCGGCTGCTGGCCGGGCGTGCCCCCTCGCTGCAGGCGGCGTTGTGGCGGCTGGCCTGGACGCACAACAACTTCGCCATCCTCGACGGCACCGAGATCCGCATCAACCGTGTGGCGGCCAACCGCCCGTTCTACTCCGGCAAACACCGCCATCACGCCATCAACCTGCAAGGACTCACCGACCCCTACGGCAGGTTGATCTGGATCTCACCGGGCCTGCCCGCCGGGTCGGTCAACGACACCAGCGCCGCCCGCGCCCACCGCATCCCCGAGCTGGCCGAGAAAGCCGGGATCTGGCTGCTGGCCGACCGCGGCTACCACAAACTCGCGCCCGGCGTGATCACCCCCTACAAGAGCTGGCACGGGCCCCTGACCACGCCCTACACCGACGCCAACACCGCCCACGCCCGCATCCGCTGCCACGGCGAACGCGGCTTCGCCACCCTCAAGAACTGGCACGTCCTCGACCGCGTCCGCTGCAGCCCCCACCACGTCACCACCCTCGCCCAAGCCATCCTCACCCTCGAACACCAAACACGATGA
- a CDS encoding IS30 family transposase encodes MFEIRQDRSPQGCKKLLAEREVYFDLVARGVGTVEACRIVGVSRTTGYRWRFGRRAGRGTTCSCAPPSPPARARPEVSSRFLSQDERLVIADLRRAGLGVRAIAGELGRDPGTISRELRRNSHPGSGDYRPYAAQARAEARRARPKTGKIAAHPELRERVQGMLDDRYSPEQISHRLRRDHPDRPELHVTHETIYQALYVQGRGGLRRELARALRTGRTVRRPRRTTEQRQSRFTAPMLMISDRPAEVADRAVPGHWEGDLILGAGGASAIGTLVERTTRYVLLVHLPERHDAETVRDGLITTIQTLPTHLKRSLTWDQGAEMSRHHEFTLATNIPVYFCDPHSPWQRGSNENTNGLLRQYFPKGSDLSVHTPDDLAAVAAQLNRRPRKTLGWDTPAERLTKLLTQTN; translated from the coding sequence GTGTTCGAGATCCGTCAGGACAGGTCGCCTCAGGGGTGTAAGAAGTTGCTTGCTGAGCGCGAGGTCTATTTTGATCTTGTGGCGCGGGGTGTGGGCACGGTTGAGGCATGCCGGATCGTGGGGGTCAGCCGCACGACCGGGTATCGGTGGCGATTCGGCCGACGGGCGGGGCGTGGGACCACGTGTTCTTGCGCCCCGCCGTCACCTCCGGCTCGTGCCCGGCCCGAGGTGTCGTCCCGGTTTTTGTCTCAGGACGAGCGGCTGGTGATCGCTGACCTGCGTCGGGCCGGCCTGGGTGTGCGGGCCATCGCAGGCGAGCTGGGGCGTGATCCTGGCACGATCAGCCGGGAGCTGCGGCGCAACAGTCATCCCGGTAGCGGTGACTACCGGCCCTATGCCGCTCAGGCTCGCGCCGAGGCGCGCCGCGCCCGGCCGAAGACCGGCAAGATCGCCGCCCATCCCGAATTGCGTGAACGGGTGCAGGGCATGCTCGACGACCGGTACAGCCCGGAGCAGATCAGCCATCGGCTGCGCCGGGACCATCCCGACCGCCCGGAGCTGCACGTGACCCACGAGACGATCTACCAGGCCCTTTATGTCCAAGGTCGCGGCGGACTGCGTCGTGAACTGGCCCGGGCGCTGCGCACCGGCCGTACGGTGCGCCGACCCCGCCGGACCACCGAGCAACGCCAGTCCCGCTTCACCGCACCGATGCTGATGATCAGCGACCGCCCGGCCGAGGTCGCGGACCGGGCCGTGCCCGGCCACTGGGAAGGTGACCTGATCCTCGGTGCCGGCGGGGCATCCGCGATCGGCACACTGGTCGAGCGCACCACCCGCTACGTGCTGCTGGTCCACCTGCCAGAACGACACGACGCCGAAACCGTCCGCGACGGCCTCATCACCACCATCCAGACACTGCCCACCCACCTGAAACGGTCCCTGACCTGGGACCAAGGCGCTGAGATGAGCCGCCACCACGAGTTCACCCTCGCCACCAACATCCCGGTCTACTTCTGCGACCCTCACTCGCCCTGGCAACGCGGCAGCAACGAAAACACCAACGGCCTGCTCCGCCAGTACTTCCCCAAAGGCAGCGACCTCTCTGTCCACACCCCCGACGACCTCGCCGCCGTCGCCGCCCAACTCAACCGCCGACCACGCAAAACGCTCGGCTGGGACACCCCAGCCGAGCGCCTGACTAAACTCCTGACCCAAACCAATTGA